A part of Miscanthus floridulus cultivar M001 chromosome 6, ASM1932011v1, whole genome shotgun sequence genomic DNA contains:
- the LOC136461500 gene encoding proline-rich receptor-like protein kinase PERK1: protein MSAQQGSSREPPRTRGPDAMSSSPSSSPPATSPPASPANGTAAPPPPSNSSSPTSPTPPSTPTPTTPTPALAPPTAPAPPSTDSPAPPGTPPATLSPNAAALPAHGRATPASASPPSPSSSGSGLTTSVVVGIAVGGFAVLLLGSLFCLCLFRSNKRRQRRHHHHPPPPPPPPHLMHYYGHPPPPPPPPPPHKGDQYQNWQHNAPPPPPDHVIKINSHPTPPPPPLNVHSSGSASNHSGGESHPPLSPGTALSFSRSTFTYEQLMMATNGFSDANLLGQGGFGFVHKGVLPNGTEVAVKQLRDGSGQGEREFQAEVEIISRVHHKHLVSLVGYCISGANRLLVYEFVPNNTLEFHLHGRGRPTLDWPTRLKIALGSAKGLAYLHEDCHPKIIHRDIKASNILLDLRFEAKVADFGLAKFTSDTNTHISTRVMGTFGYLAPEYAASGKLTEKSDVFSFGVMLLELITGRRPVNSRQADDNLVDWARPLMIKAFEDGNHDALVDPRLGSEYIDNEMSRMIACAAACVRHSSRRRPRMGQVVRALEGDVSLDDLNEGVRPGHSRFMGSYTSSASDYDTNQYNEDLKKFRKMALGGSGLQSSSGQTPTSEYGQNPSVSSSDGHQGTTQEAEEPAGSVKTDGDSEAAAS, encoded by the exons ATGAGTGCGCAGCAAGGAAGCTCGCGCGAGCCACCGCGCACGAGGGGACCAGACGCGATGTCGTCCTCGCCATCGTCGTCGCCGCCGGCCACTTCCCCGCCCGCCTCGCCGGCCAACGGtacggccgcgccgccgccgccgtccaactCCTCCTCTCCCACCTCCCCGACGCCCCcgtccacgcccacgcccacgacACCGACGCCAGCGCTCGCTCCCCCCACCGCTCCCGCGCCGCCCTCCACCGACTCTCCAGCGCCGCCTGGgacgccccccgcgacgctgtccCCGAACGCGGCCGCGCTCCCCGCGCACGGCAGGGCGAcgccggcctcggcctcgccgccgtcgccgtcctcctccgGGTCGGGACTCACCACGTCCGTCGTGGTGGGGATCGCGGTCGGCGGCTTCGCCGTGCTGCTCCTCGGCAGCCTGTTCTGCCTCTGCCTCTTCAGGAGCAACaagaggaggcagcggcggcaccaccaccacccgcccccgccaccgccgccgccccacCTCATGCACTACTACGgccacccgccgccgcctccgcctccgccgccgccgcacaaaG GGGATCAGTACCAAAACTGGCAGCATAATGCCCCTCCACCACCACCTGACCATGTAATCAAGATTAATTCACATCCTACCCCTCCGCCTCCCCCGCTTAATGTACATAGCAGTGGCTCCGCTTCGAATCACTCAGGTGGTGAGAGCCACCCTCCGCTGTCGCCTGGAACTGCCCTTAGCTTTTCAAGGAGTACATTCACTTACGAGCAGCTGATGATGGCAACCAATGGGTTTTCTGATGCTAATCTGCTGGGGCAAGGCGGTTTTGGGTTTGTTCACAAAGGAGTGCTTCCAAATGGCACAGAGGTTGCCGTGAAGCAATTAAGAGATGGAAGTGGCCAGGGAGAGCGCGAGTTCCAGGCAGAGGTTGAGATTATCAGCAGAGTACATCACAAACATCTTGTCTCCTTGGTCGGCTATTGCATTTCTGGAGCCAACAGGTTGCTCGTCTACGAGTTTGTTCCAAACAATACATTGGAATTCCACTTACATG GAAGAGGCAGACCAACCTTGGATTGGCCGACAAGACTAAAAATTGCTCTGGGTTCTGCGAAGGGATTGGCATATCTTCATGAAGATT GCCATCCTAAGATCATTCATCGTGACATAAAGGCCTCAAATATTCTTCTTGATCTAAGATTTGAAGCTAAG GTGGCAGATTTTGGACTTGCAAAATTCACTTCTGATACAAACACCCATATTTCAACCAGAGTAATGGGCACATTTGG GTACCTAGCACCTGAGTATGCTGCTTCTGGCAAGCTCACTGAGAAATCAGATGTCTTCTCTTTTGGAGTAATGCTTCTTGAGCTAATAACTGGGCGGCGCCCTGTAAATTCAAGACAGGCAGATGATAACTTGGTTGACTGG GCAAGGCCTTTGATGATAAAAGCATTTGAGGATGGTAATCATGATGCTTTAGTGGATCCCCGGCTGGGAAGTGAGTATATTGATAATGAGATGTCGAGGATGATAGCCTGCGCAGCTGCATGTGTTCGCCATTCTTCACGGCGGCGGCCACGAATGGGTCAG GTTGTCCGGGCCTTGGAAGGCGACGTGTCCCTGGACGACCTGAACGAGGGCGTGCGGCCCGGGCACAGCCGGTTCATGGGGTCCTACACCAGCTCGGCGTCCGACTACGACACCAACCAGTACAACGAGGACCTGAAAAAGTTCCGGAAGATGGCGCTGGGCGGCAGCGGGCTCCAGAGCAGCAGCGGGCAGACGCCAACGAGCGAGTACGGGCAGAACCCGTCGGTGTCGAGCAGCGACGGGCACCAGGGGACGACGCAGGAGGCGGAGGAGCCGGCGGGGAGCGTGAAGACAGACGGCGACAGCGAGGCCGCGGCGTCGTGA